The nucleotide sequence ATGCTGCTTCGGTGCGGAAAGCGAATCCGACGGCGAGTCCGAAGAGCGCAAAGATTGCCGAGCCTAGCCAGCACAGTAGCGCGGAAAGGATCCACACGTTCGGTGGGGCTTGTGCGCCGAAGAAGAAGCCGAGTGAGTACACCACGAGGATGGGCATCGCGGCCACGCCGAGAGCCACAATGGCCTTGATGGTGACGAACCCCGACGACGTCAGCGGTGTGAGCGCGAGTTGACGTCCCCATCCCTGAAATTGTTCGACAGCGACGGAGCCGCCGATAGACAGCGTCGCCATCGCGGCGCCGTAGCAGGCCATTGACGTCATAATCACAGCGGCGACGTTGCCCGAGCCGGCGGGTTCGGCCCCGAACTCCATGAGTGCACCAAACACGAGATAGAACGCACCGGGCAGCAGCGCGATGAAGAACATGTTGGGGAAGTTGCGGACAGTGCGCTGGAACTCGGTGGTGACGTAGGTGGTGCTCATGCTGACACCCCTTTCCTGTCATCGAGGCTGTCGGCGGTCAGGGTGATGAACGCTTCCTCGAGGTTCGCGGAGGTGATCTCGAGGTCATAGCCGAGGGCGCGGTCAAACAGGTACTTGGCGACCGAGTCGGAGTCACGGCATGCGATCGACATTCGCCCTCCGCGCACGGTGACGTCCTGGACGCCGTCGATCGCGAGAACGGACTCCCGCACAGATTCCGCCGTCTCGGTCGACACTCGGGCGCTGACGGTGCGGCC is from Hoyosella subflava DQS3-9A1 and encodes:
- a CDS encoding ABC transporter permease; amino-acid sequence: MSTTYVTTEFQRTVRNFPNMFFIALLPGAFYLVFGALMEFGAEPAGSGNVAAVIMTSMACYGAAMATLSIGGSVAVEQFQGWGRQLALTPLTSSGFVTIKAIVALGVAAMPILVVYSLGFFFGAQAPPNVWILSALLCWLGSAIFALFGLAVGFAFRTEAALSAAGGLLVILAFLGNVFIPLTGTMLTIAKFTPMYGMVALARYPQTQGTYAGMTGESLWIPVVNVMAWAIIFGAAAAIMSRRALARR